The following coding sequences are from one Solea solea chromosome 11, fSolSol10.1, whole genome shotgun sequence window:
- the nsun5 gene encoding probable 28S rRNA (cytosine-C(5))-methyltransferase: MALYVKAAEILEKAERKQGALKTLVYDSKFGNIKQLFALVCETQKFSSVLKELIESTNLLKQTKLSMHQAKVLVYDLLMGQGLKCGGSWKVRIMKHRSRLQAALARMKVKHKVSRNEDLLPAGVQKSAGDRLPRYVRVNTLQNTVDDVVDYFKRDGLLYHGQASKLEDFTLREKEFVRDMHLPELLIFSPKTDFHDHFLYKAGHIILQDKASCLPAYLLNPPPGSHVIDACAAPGNKTSHLAAIMKNKGKLFAFDLDPKRLATMSTLLLRAGVTIQQLANQDFLKVEPDNVQYKDVEFILLDPSCSGSGMVCLRDNASADQEKDQARLASLASFQLRCLNHGLRFPRLKRLVYSTCSIHSQENEEVITACLQENPSFRLVPVMADWPERGLDPLTQCLRASTTKTRTHGFFVALLEKRNESGNMQQGQAVQISVPEATAQGPSACKETTETLESEEEPVSTADQDQVCCTHTDSAPGKRKRKRKKKKKKKMMSKEATAE; this comes from the exons ATGGCTCTGTACGTGAAAGCCGCAGAAATCTTGGAGAAAGCTGAGAGGAAACAGGGCGCTCTGAAAACCCTGGTTTACGACAGTAAATTTGGCAACATTAAGCAGCTGTTCGCGCTGGTGTGTGAGACGCAAAAGTTTTCCTCCGTCCTGAAGGAGCTCATCGAGTCCACCAACCTGCTCAAGCAGACCAAGCTGAGTATGCATCAGGCCAAGGTGCTGGTGTACGACCTGCTGATGGGCCAGGGGCTGAAGTGCGGGGGCTCCTGGAAGGTCAGGATAATGAAGCACCGATCCAGGCTGCAGGCGGCACTGGCCAGAATGAAGGTAAAGCACAAGGTCAGTAGGAATGAAGATCTCCTCCCAGCCGGCGTTCAGAAATCCGCCGGAGACCGTCTACCCAGATACGTGCGGGTGAACACCCTCCAGAACACCGTGGATGATGTCGTGGACTACTTTAAGAGGGACGGCTTGCTCTACCACGGTCAGGCCTCCAAGCTGGAGGACTTCACCCTGAGGGAGAAAGAATTTGTGAGGGACATGCATCTGCCGGAGCTGCTGATCTTCTCTCCTAAGACTGACTTCCACGACCACTTTCTCTACAAGGCTGGCCACATCATTCTGCAGGACAAAGCCAGCTGCCTCCCTGCCTATCTCCTCAACCCCCCACCTGGCAGCCATGTCATCGATGCCTGTGCTGCCCCCGGCAACAAAACCAGTCACCTGGCAGCCATCATGAAGAACAAGGGCAAACTCTTTGCCTTCGACTTGGACCCCAAGCGTCTAGCGACCATGTCGACTCTCCTGCTGCGAGCTGGGGTCACTATTCAGCAGCTTGCCAACCAGGACTTCCTGAAGGTGGAACCTGACAATGTGCAATATAAAGATGTTGAGTTTATCCTGCTGGATCCCTCCTGCAGTGGATCAG GAATGGTGTGCCTCCGGGACAACGCCTCTGCTGACCAGGAGAAGGACCAGGCTCGTCTGGCGTCCTTGGCCTCCTTCCAACTGCGCTGCCTCAACCACGGCCTCAGGTTTCCTCGCTTGAAGCGCCTGGTCTACTCCACCTGCTCCATCCACAGTCAGGAGAATGAGGAAGTTATAACGGCCTGTCTGCAGGAGAACCCCAGCTTCAG GTTGGTTCCTGTTATGGCTGATTGGCCAGAACGAGGCCTGGACCCGCTCACTCAGTGTCTGAGAGCCAGCACCACCAAGACACGCACACATGGATTTTTCGTGGCTCTTCTGGAGAAACGCAATGAGTCCGGGAATATGCAGCAGGGACAAGCTGTACAGATAAG CGTACCTGAGGCGACAGCCCAAGGTCCTAGTGCCTGCAAGGAGACGACGGAAACTTTAGAGTCTGAGGAAGAACCAGTATCTACAGCAGACCAGGACCAGGTGTGTTGCACCCACACTGACAGTGCACcggggaagaggaagaggaagcgaaagaagaagaagaagaagaagatgatgagtAAAGAAGCAACAGCCGAGTGA
- the dcp1a gene encoding mRNA-decapping enzyme 1A, whose protein sequence is METVNAGHMMSLAALQRQDPYINNLLDVTGQVALYNFNSKANEWEKTDIEGTLFVYSRSASPRHGFTIMNRLSTENLVEPINKDLEFQLQDPFLLYRNGNLGIYSIWFYDKSDCQRIAQLMVKIVKQEADHAQRDSPERAELGTTNGIAEPRPIDILELLSKAKEEYQRTQTCETDGSTGSHVKAAMSDTERAHSTPQLEKSSHTVVKQITVEELFGSSLPKDPSLPAMPAQNTTSASSDFSAAFTQNQSYTTSAHQNSISNQQHQVPGLLPAPYALHPSPVFQSVIPMSDPQPRCSVSPFMVPPPGSEPRAAPPGPAAPAVPSGAYLGQEILNTLKPAVSSVNSDIHKPILAPNFLPSTLVPPHSFQEPMGKPLPQQSKEVDVFSPPQNLIKPMSAVPMSPGLAVPGPELSVLLSPSAFQQSSSKKTTTAAAASVVLSTPPEPSTTVVGGVEPPPAPCSKTQLQETLIHLIKNDPDFLSAIHDAYLQTLSKDLGSMKL, encoded by the exons ATGGAGACCGTAAATGCTGGACATATGATGAGCTTAGCAGCCCTACAGAGACAGGACCCGTATATAAACAATCTACTCGATGTCACTGGTCAAGTGGCTCTCTACAACTTTAACTCCAAAGCGAACGAATGG GAGAAGACCGACATCGAGGGCACATTGTTTGTGTATTCCAG gtcTGCCTCCCCTCGTCATGGCTTCACCATCATGAACCGATTGAGCACAGAGAACCTGGTGGAGCCTATCAACAAAGACCTGGAGTTCCAACTACAGGATCCCTTTCTGCTCTACAGGAATGGCAACT TGGGTATCTACAGTATTTGGTTCTATGACAAGAGCGACTGTCAACGTATTGCTCAGCTGATGGTCAA GATTGTAAAGCAAGAAGCAGACCATGCCCAGAGAGATTCACCTGAGAGGGCAGAGCTGGGGACGACCAATGGCATTGCAGAGCCACGACCCATTGACATCCTGGAACTACTCAGTAAAGCCAAGGAAGAATACCAGAGA actcaaacatgtgaaACAGATGGTTCTACAGGGTCACATGTGAAAGCAGCTATGAGTGATACAGAAAGAGCACACAGCACACCACAACTAGAAAAG AGCTCTCACACAGTGGTGAAGCAGATCACAGTCGAGGAGCTATTTGGCTCATCTCTCCCTAAAGATCCCTCTCTACCTGCCATGCCCGCACAGAACACCACCAGCGCTTCCAGCGACTTCTCCGCTGCCTTCACTCAGAACCAGTCTTATACCACTTCAGCTCATCAAAACTCCATCTCCAACCAGCAACACCAAGTCCCCGGCCTGCTCCCAGCTCCTTATGCACTGCATCCCAGCCCTGTTTTCCAGTCGGTTATCCCAATGTCAGACCCCCAGCCTCGGTGCTCAGTTTCACCTTTCATGGTACCTCCGCCCGGCTCGGAGCCTCGTGCTGCTCCCCCTGGTCCTGCAGCACCAGCAGTACCGTCTGGAGCTTATTTGGGGCAGGAAATACTCAACACACTCAAACCAGCAGTGTCATCTGTGAATTCAGACATTCACAAACCAATCCTTGCACCCAATTTCCTGCCAAGCACTCTGGTCCCTCCCCACAGCTTCCAGGAGCCCATGGGAAAACCTCTTCCCCAGCAAAGCAAAGAGGTGGATGTTTTCTCTCCGCCTCAAAACCTGATCAAGCCAATGTCT GCTGTCCCCATGAGTCCAGGCCTAGCTGTTCCAGGACCTGAATTGTCCGTGCTTCTCTCTCCCAGCGCCTTTCAGCAGTCAAGTagtaagaaaacaacaacagcagcagcagcatcggtGGTCCTTTCAACTCCACCTGAGCCCTCCACTACTGTTGTAGGAGGTGTAGAGCCTCCGCCAGCCCCATGCAGCAAAACACAGCTACAGGAGACACTGATCCACCTCATAAAG AATGACCCAGACTTCCTCAGTGCCATTCATGATGCTTACCTGCAAACTCTGTCCAAGGACTTGGGCAGCATGAAGCTATAG
- the LOC131467999 gene encoding transketolase-like has product MEDYHKPDQQTVQALRNIATRLRINSIKATTAAGSGHPTSCCSVAEIMSVLFFHTMKYRPEDPRNPNNDRFILSKGHAAPVLYAVWAETGYLKENELFNLRKIDSILEGHPVPRQQFVDVATGSLGQGLGAACGMAYTGKYFDKASYRVFCLLGDGEMSEGSVWEAMAFASYYQLDNLVAILDINRLGQSDPTPLQHHVEKYQRRCEAFGWHAVIVDGHSVDELCKVLSQPRHQPLAIIAKTIKGKGIPVAEDKMGWHGKPLPKDMAESLIKELQGRIISCNKRLYPAPPSEDTSPVSLRNIRMPSAPSYKPGDKIATRKAYGMALAKLGRYNEHVVALDGDTKNSTFSELFKNEHPNRYVECYIAEQNMVSVAVGCAVRDRNVVFASTFATFFTRAYDQLRMAAISESNINLCGSHCGVSIGEDGPSQMGLEDLAMFRAIPTATVFYPSDGVSTEKAVELAANTKGLCFIRTSRPENNVIYNCNEDFHVGQAKVVYKTNDDHVTVIGAGVTLHEALAAAELLKKDRINIRVIDPFTIKPLDSKTIIENARATRGRIITVEDHYYEGGLGEAVCSAVVNETGFFVHRLAVSQVPRSGKPHELMRIFGIDRDAIAQAARKMLSSSANAK; this is encoded by the exons ATGGAGGACTACCATAAACCAGACCAGCAGACAGTGCAGGCGCTCAGGAACATCGCCACCCGCCTCCGGATCAACTCCATCAAGGCGACAACTGCGGCGGGCAGCGG tCATCCCACATCATGCTGCAGCGTGGCAGAGATTATGTCCGTGCTCTTTTTTCACACCATGAAGTACCGACCTGAAGACCCCCGTAACCCCAACAATGACCGCTTCATCCTCTCTAAG GGCCATGCAGCTCCTGTGTTGTATGCCGTGTGGGCAGAGACGGGCTACCTGAAGGAGAATGAGCTTTTCAACCTCCGCAAGATCGACTCCATCCTGGAAGGACACCCTGTGCCG AGGCAGCAGTTTGTGGATGTGGCCACTGGATCTCTGGGTCAGGGGCTGGGAGCTGCATGTGGAATGGCCTACACTGGGAAGTACTTTGACAAGGCCAG CTACCGTGTGTTTTGCCTGCTGGGTGATGGAGAGATGTCCGAGGGCTCAGTGTGGGAGGCCATGGCTTTTGCCTCCTACTACCAGCTTGACAACCTAGTGGCCATCTTGGACATCAACCGCCTGGGTCAAAGTGACCCAACTCCACTGCAGCACCACGTGGAGAAGTACCAGCGACGCTGTGAGGCCTTTGG CTGGCATGCTGTCATTGTGGACGGACACAGTGTGGACGAGCTGTGTAAGGTGCTGAGTCAGCCTCGTCATCAGCCACTAGCCATCATCGCCAAGACTATCAAGGGGAAAGGCATACCAG tggCTGAGGATAAGATGGGCTGGCATGGTAAACCCCTGCCCAAAGACATGGCCGAGAGTTTGATCAAAGAGCTGCAGGGCCGCATCATCAGCTGCAATAAACGCCTCTATCCTGCTCCGCCAAGCGAGGATACATCTCCCGTCAGCCTCCGCAACATCCGCATGCCAAGCGCACCCAGCTACAAACCTGGAGACAAG ATCGCTACGAGGAAGGCTTACGGCATGGCTCTGGCCAAGCTGGGTCGTTACAATGAGCATGTGGTGGCTCTGGATGGAGACACCAAGAACTCCACCTTCTCCGAGCTCTTTAAGAATGAACACCCCAACCGCTACGTGGAGTGTTACATTGCAGAGCAGAACATG GTGAGCGTCGCAGTAGGTTGTGCCGTGCGTGACCGCAACGTGGTGTTCGCCAGCACCTTCGCCACATTCTTCACTCGAGCCTACGACCAGCTCCGCATGGCCGCCATCTCCGAGAGCAACATCAACCTCTGCGGCTCCCACTGCGGCGTCTCCATTG gtGAAGACGGGCCCTCTCAGATGGGTCTGGAGGATCTGGCCATGTTCAGAGCCATTCCCACTGCAACCGTCTTCTACCCGAGCGATGGTGTCTCCACTGAGAAGGCTGTGGAGCTCGCTGCCAACACAAAG gGTTTGTGTTTCATCCGAACAAGTCGCCCAGAGAACAATGTCATCTACAACTGCAACGAAGATTTCCACGTTGGACAGGCCAAG GTTGTGTATAAAACCAAtgatgatcatgtgactgtgattgGAGCAGGAGTGACCCTTCACGAGGCTCTggctgctgctgagctgctgaAAAAAG aCAGAATCAACATCCGTGTGATTGACCCGTTCACCATCAAACCGCTGGATTCTAAGACCATCATTGAAAACGCCAGGGCAACCAGAGGACGCATCATCACAGTGGAGGACCACTACTATGAAG GTGGTCTGGGTGAGGCAGTGTGCTCAGCGGTTGTGAACGAAACCGGCTTCTTTGTCCACCGCCTGGCAGTTTCCCAGGTGCCGCGCAGTGGTAAGCCCCACGAGCTGATGCGGATCTTTGGCATCGACCGCGATGCCATCGCTCAGGCAGCCCGTAAGATGCTCAGTAGCTCCGCCAACGCTAAGTAA